One genomic segment of Myotis daubentonii chromosome 14, mMyoDau2.1, whole genome shotgun sequence includes these proteins:
- the BAP1 gene encoding ubiquitin carboxyl-terminal hydrolase BAP1 isoform X2, which produces MNKGWLELESDPGLFTLLVEDFGVKGVQVEEIYDLQSKCQGPVYGFIFLFKWIEERRSRRKVSTLVDDTSVIDDDIVNNMFFAHQLIPNSCATHALLSVLLNCSNVDLGPTLSRMKDFTKGFSPESKGYAIGNAPELAKAHNSHARPEPRHLPEKQNGLSAVRTMEAFHFVSYVPITGRLFELDGLKVYPIDHGPWGEDEEWTDKARRVIMERIGLATAGIKYEARLHVLKVNRQIILEALQQVIRVTQPELIQTHKSQETQLPEESKPASSKSPVALEASRGTVSSEGTHTDGVEEVAGSCPQALTHSPPSKPKLVVKPSGSSLNGVPPNPTPIVQRLPAFLDNHNYAKSPMQEEEDLAAGVGRSRVPVRPPQQYSDDEDDYEDEEEEDVQNTNPAIRYKRKGPGKPGPLSGSGEGQLSVLQPNTINVLAEKLKESQKDLSIPLSIKTSSGAGSPAVAVPMHSQPSPTPSNESTDTASEIGSAFNSPLRSPIRSANPTRPSSPVTSHISKVLFGEDDSLLRVDCIRYNRAVRDLGPVISTGLLHLAEDGVLSPLALTEGGKGSSPSSRPSQGSQGSGSPEEKEVVEAADGREKSGLARSGEPLSGEKYSPKCGFGAGASLPHGCNAGFWQELLALLKCVEAEIANYEACLKEEVEKRKKFKIDDQRRTHNYDEFICTFISMLAQEGMLANLVEQNISVRRRQGVSIGRLHKQRKPDRRKRSRPYKAKRQ; this is translated from the exons ATGAATAAGGGCTGGCTGGAGCTGGAGAGCGACCCTG GCCTCTTCACCCTCCTGGTGGAAGATTTCG GTGTCAAAGGGGTGCAAGTGGAGGAGATCTATGACCTTCAGAGCAAGTGCCAGGG CCCCGTGTATGGATTCATTTTCCTGTTCAAATGGATCGAAGAGCGCCGATCCCGTCGCAAGGTCTCTACCTTGGTGGATGATACATCTGTGATTGATGACGATATTGTGAATAATATGTTTTTTGCCCACCag CTGATCCCCAACTCTTGTGCCACTCATGCCCTGCTGAGCGTGCTCCTGAACTGCAGCAATGTGGACCTGGGGCCCACCCTGAGTCGCATGAAGGACTTCACCAAAGGCTTCAGCCCTGAG AGCAAAGGATATGCGATTGGCAATGCCCCGGAGTTGGCCAAGGCACATAATAGCCATGCCAG GCCCGAGCCACGCCACCTCCCTGAGAAGCAGAATGGCCTTAGTGCAGTGCGGACCATGGAGGCATTCCACTTTGTCAGCTATGTGCCTATCACAGGCCGGCTTTTTGAACTGGATGGGCTCAAGGTCTACCCCATTGACCATG GGCCCTGGGGTGAGGATGAGGAATGGACAGACAAGGCCCGGCGGGTCATCATGGAGCGTATCGGCCTCGCCACTGCAGG GATCAAGTATGAGGCCAGGCTGCATGTCCTCAAGGTGAACCGTCAGATAATACTGGAGGCCCTGCAGCAG GTGATCAGGGTAACACAACCAGAGCTGATTCAGACCCACAAGTCTCAAGAGACACAGCTGCCTGAGGAGTCCAAACCAGCCAGTAGCAAGTCCCCCGTGGCTCTGGAGGCGAGCCGGGGCACAGTGTCCTCTGAGGGCACCCACACAG ACGGTGTGGAGGAGGTGGCTGGTTCATGCCCACAAGCCCTGACCCACAGCCCTCCCAGCAAACCCAAGCTGGTGGTGAAACCTTCAGGGAGCAGCCTCAATGGTgttccccccaaccccactcccatcGTGCAGCGGCTGCCAGCTTTTCTGGACAATCACAACTACGCCAAGTCCCCCATGCAG GAGGAGGAAGACCTGGCAGCAGGTGTGGGCCGTAGCCGAGTTCCAGTTCGCCCACCCCAGCAGTACTCCGATGACGAGGACGACtatgaggatgaggaggaggaggatgtgcAGAACACCAACCCCGCCATCAG GTACAAGCGAAAGGGGCCAGGAAAGCCAGGGCCATTGAGTGGCTCCGGGGAAGGGCAACTGTCGGTGCTGCAGCCCAACACTATCAATGTCTTGGCCGAGAAGCTCAAAGAGTCCCAGAAAGATCTCTCGATCCCCCTGTCCATCAAGACCAGTAGCGGCGCTGGAAGTCCGGCTGTGGCAGTACCCATGCACTCGCAGCCCTCACCCACTCCCAGCAACGAGAGCACAGACACAGCCTCTGAGATTGGCAGCGCTTTCAACTCACCACTGCGCTCACCCATTCGCTCGGCCAACCCCACACGGCCCTCCAGCCCTGTCACCTCTCACATCTCCAAGGTGCTTTTTGGAGAGGATGACAGCCTGCTCCGTGTTGACTGTATACGCTACAATCGCGCTGTACGGGACCTGGGTCCTGTCATCAGCACAGGCCTGCTTCACTTGGCTGAGGATGGTGTGCTGAGTCCCCTGGCACTGACAG AGGGTGGGAAGGGTTCCTCGCCCTCCAGCAGACCAAGCCAGGGTAGCCAGGGGTCCGGCAGCCCAGAGGAGAAGGAGGTGGTGGAAGCTGCAGATGGCAGAGAGAAGTctgggctggccaggtctggtgAGCCCTTGAGTGGGGAGAAGTACTCACCCAAG TGTGGCTTTGGTGCTGGCGCCAGCCTCCCTCATGGGTGCAATGCTGGGTTTTGGCAGGAGCTGTTGGCACTGCTGAAGTGTGTGGAGGCTGAGATTGCAAACTATGAGGCTTGCCTCAAGGAAGaagtggagaagagaaagaagttcAAG ATTGACGACCAGAGAAGGACACACAACTATGACGAGTTCATCTGCACGTTCATCTCCATGTTAGCTCAAGAAG GGATGCTGGCCAACCTGGTGGAGCAGAACATCTCGGTGCGGCGGCGCCAAGGGGTCAGCATTGGCCGGCTCCACAAGCAGCGGAAGCCTGACCGGCGGAAACGTTCACGCCCCTACAAGGCCAAGCGCCAATGA
- the BAP1 gene encoding ubiquitin carboxyl-terminal hydrolase BAP1 isoform X4 — protein sequence MNKGWLELESDPGLFTLLVEDFGVKGVQVEEIYDLQSKCQGPVYGFIFLFKWIEERRSRRKVSTLVDDTSVIDDDIVNNMFFAHQLIPNSCATHALLSVLLNCSNVDLGPTLSRMKDFTKGFSPESKGYAIGNAPELAKAHNSHARPEPRHLPEKQNGLSAVRTMEAFHFVSYVPITGRLFELDGLKVYPIDHGPWGEDEEWTDKARRVIMERIGLATAGIKYEARLHVLKVNRQIILEALQQVIRVTQPELIQTHKSQETQLPEESKPASSKSPVALEASRGTVSSEGTHTDGVEEVAGSCPQALTHSPPSKPKLVVKPSGSSLNGVPPNPTPIVQRLPAFLDNHNYAKSPMQEEEDLAAGVGRSRVPVRPPQQYSDDEDDYEDEEEEDVQNTNPAIRYKRKGPGKPGPLSGSGEGQLSVLQPNTINVLAEKLKESQKDLSIPLSIKTSSGAGSPAVAVPMHSQPSPTPSNESTDTASEIGSAFNSPLRSPIRSANPTRPSSPVTSHISKVLFGEDDSLLRVDCIRYNRAVRDLGPVISTGLLHLAEDGVLSPLALTEGGKGSSPSSRPSQGSQGSGSPEEKEVVEAADGREKSGLARSGEPLSGEKYSPKELLALLKCVEAEIANYEACLKEEVEKRKKFKIDDQRRTHNYDEFICTFISMLAQEGMLANLVEQNISVRRRQGVSIGRLHKQRKPDRRKRSRPYKAKRQ from the exons ATGAATAAGGGCTGGCTGGAGCTGGAGAGCGACCCTG GCCTCTTCACCCTCCTGGTGGAAGATTTCG GTGTCAAAGGGGTGCAAGTGGAGGAGATCTATGACCTTCAGAGCAAGTGCCAGGG CCCCGTGTATGGATTCATTTTCCTGTTCAAATGGATCGAAGAGCGCCGATCCCGTCGCAAGGTCTCTACCTTGGTGGATGATACATCTGTGATTGATGACGATATTGTGAATAATATGTTTTTTGCCCACCag CTGATCCCCAACTCTTGTGCCACTCATGCCCTGCTGAGCGTGCTCCTGAACTGCAGCAATGTGGACCTGGGGCCCACCCTGAGTCGCATGAAGGACTTCACCAAAGGCTTCAGCCCTGAG AGCAAAGGATATGCGATTGGCAATGCCCCGGAGTTGGCCAAGGCACATAATAGCCATGCCAG GCCCGAGCCACGCCACCTCCCTGAGAAGCAGAATGGCCTTAGTGCAGTGCGGACCATGGAGGCATTCCACTTTGTCAGCTATGTGCCTATCACAGGCCGGCTTTTTGAACTGGATGGGCTCAAGGTCTACCCCATTGACCATG GGCCCTGGGGTGAGGATGAGGAATGGACAGACAAGGCCCGGCGGGTCATCATGGAGCGTATCGGCCTCGCCACTGCAGG GATCAAGTATGAGGCCAGGCTGCATGTCCTCAAGGTGAACCGTCAGATAATACTGGAGGCCCTGCAGCAG GTGATCAGGGTAACACAACCAGAGCTGATTCAGACCCACAAGTCTCAAGAGACACAGCTGCCTGAGGAGTCCAAACCAGCCAGTAGCAAGTCCCCCGTGGCTCTGGAGGCGAGCCGGGGCACAGTGTCCTCTGAGGGCACCCACACAG ACGGTGTGGAGGAGGTGGCTGGTTCATGCCCACAAGCCCTGACCCACAGCCCTCCCAGCAAACCCAAGCTGGTGGTGAAACCTTCAGGGAGCAGCCTCAATGGTgttccccccaaccccactcccatcGTGCAGCGGCTGCCAGCTTTTCTGGACAATCACAACTACGCCAAGTCCCCCATGCAG GAGGAGGAAGACCTGGCAGCAGGTGTGGGCCGTAGCCGAGTTCCAGTTCGCCCACCCCAGCAGTACTCCGATGACGAGGACGACtatgaggatgaggaggaggaggatgtgcAGAACACCAACCCCGCCATCAG GTACAAGCGAAAGGGGCCAGGAAAGCCAGGGCCATTGAGTGGCTCCGGGGAAGGGCAACTGTCGGTGCTGCAGCCCAACACTATCAATGTCTTGGCCGAGAAGCTCAAAGAGTCCCAGAAAGATCTCTCGATCCCCCTGTCCATCAAGACCAGTAGCGGCGCTGGAAGTCCGGCTGTGGCAGTACCCATGCACTCGCAGCCCTCACCCACTCCCAGCAACGAGAGCACAGACACAGCCTCTGAGATTGGCAGCGCTTTCAACTCACCACTGCGCTCACCCATTCGCTCGGCCAACCCCACACGGCCCTCCAGCCCTGTCACCTCTCACATCTCCAAGGTGCTTTTTGGAGAGGATGACAGCCTGCTCCGTGTTGACTGTATACGCTACAATCGCGCTGTACGGGACCTGGGTCCTGTCATCAGCACAGGCCTGCTTCACTTGGCTGAGGATGGTGTGCTGAGTCCCCTGGCACTGACAG AGGGTGGGAAGGGTTCCTCGCCCTCCAGCAGACCAAGCCAGGGTAGCCAGGGGTCCGGCAGCCCAGAGGAGAAGGAGGTGGTGGAAGCTGCAGATGGCAGAGAGAAGTctgggctggccaggtctggtgAGCCCTTGAGTGGGGAGAAGTACTCACCCAAG GAGCTGTTGGCACTGCTGAAGTGTGTGGAGGCTGAGATTGCAAACTATGAGGCTTGCCTCAAGGAAGaagtggagaagagaaagaagttcAAG ATTGACGACCAGAGAAGGACACACAACTATGACGAGTTCATCTGCACGTTCATCTCCATGTTAGCTCAAGAAG GGATGCTGGCCAACCTGGTGGAGCAGAACATCTCGGTGCGGCGGCGCCAAGGGGTCAGCATTGGCCGGCTCCACAAGCAGCGGAAGCCTGACCGGCGGAAACGTTCACGCCCCTACAAGGCCAAGCGCCAATGA
- the BAP1 gene encoding ubiquitin carboxyl-terminal hydrolase BAP1 isoform X3: protein MNKGWLELESDPGLFTLLVEDFGVKGVQVEEIYDLQSKCQGPVYGFIFLFKWIEERRSRRKVSTLVDDTSVIDDDIVNNMFFAHQLIPNSCATHALLSVLLNCSNVDLGPTLSRMKDFTKGFSPESKGYAIGNAPELAKAHNSHARPEPRHLPEKQNGLSAVRTMEAFHFVSYVPITGRLFELDGLKVYPIDHGPWGEDEEWTDKARRVIMERIGLATAGEPYHDIRFNLMAVVPDRRIKYEARLHVLKVNRQIILEALQQVIRVTQPELIQTHKSQETQLPEESKPASSKSPVALEASRGTVSSEGTHTDGVEEVAGSCPQALTHSPPSKPKLVVKPSGSSLNGVPPNPTPIVQRLPAFLDNHNYAKSPMQEEEDLAAGVGRSRVPVRPPQQYSDDEDDYEDEEEEDVQNTNPAIRYKRKGPGKPGPLSGSGEGQLSVLQPNTINVLAEKLKESQKDLSIPLSIKTSSGAGSPAVAVPMHSQPSPTPSNESTDTASEIGSAFNSPLRSPIRSANPTRPSSPVTSHISKVLFGEDDSLLRVDCIRYNRAVRDLGPVISTGLLHLAEDGVLSPLALTEGGKGSSPSSRPSQGSQGSGSPEEKEVVEAADGREKSGLARSGEPLSGEKYSPKELLALLKCVEAEIANYEACLKEEVEKRKKFKIDDQRRTHNYDEFICTFISMLAQEGMLANLVEQNISVRRRQGVSIGRLHKQRKPDRRKRSRPYKAKRQ from the exons ATGAATAAGGGCTGGCTGGAGCTGGAGAGCGACCCTG GCCTCTTCACCCTCCTGGTGGAAGATTTCG GTGTCAAAGGGGTGCAAGTGGAGGAGATCTATGACCTTCAGAGCAAGTGCCAGGG CCCCGTGTATGGATTCATTTTCCTGTTCAAATGGATCGAAGAGCGCCGATCCCGTCGCAAGGTCTCTACCTTGGTGGATGATACATCTGTGATTGATGACGATATTGTGAATAATATGTTTTTTGCCCACCag CTGATCCCCAACTCTTGTGCCACTCATGCCCTGCTGAGCGTGCTCCTGAACTGCAGCAATGTGGACCTGGGGCCCACCCTGAGTCGCATGAAGGACTTCACCAAAGGCTTCAGCCCTGAG AGCAAAGGATATGCGATTGGCAATGCCCCGGAGTTGGCCAAGGCACATAATAGCCATGCCAG GCCCGAGCCACGCCACCTCCCTGAGAAGCAGAATGGCCTTAGTGCAGTGCGGACCATGGAGGCATTCCACTTTGTCAGCTATGTGCCTATCACAGGCCGGCTTTTTGAACTGGATGGGCTCAAGGTCTACCCCATTGACCATG GGCCCTGGGGTGAGGATGAGGAATGGACAGACAAGGCCCGGCGGGTCATCATGGAGCGTATCGGCCTCGCCACTGCAGG GGAGCCCTACCATGACATCCGCTTCAACCTGATGGCGGTGGTGCCCGACCGCAGGATCAAGTATGAGGCCAGGCTGCATGTCCTCAAGGTGAACCGTCAGATAATACTGGAGGCCCTGCAGCAG GTGATCAGGGTAACACAACCAGAGCTGATTCAGACCCACAAGTCTCAAGAGACACAGCTGCCTGAGGAGTCCAAACCAGCCAGTAGCAAGTCCCCCGTGGCTCTGGAGGCGAGCCGGGGCACAGTGTCCTCTGAGGGCACCCACACAG ACGGTGTGGAGGAGGTGGCTGGTTCATGCCCACAAGCCCTGACCCACAGCCCTCCCAGCAAACCCAAGCTGGTGGTGAAACCTTCAGGGAGCAGCCTCAATGGTgttccccccaaccccactcccatcGTGCAGCGGCTGCCAGCTTTTCTGGACAATCACAACTACGCCAAGTCCCCCATGCAG GAGGAGGAAGACCTGGCAGCAGGTGTGGGCCGTAGCCGAGTTCCAGTTCGCCCACCCCAGCAGTACTCCGATGACGAGGACGACtatgaggatgaggaggaggaggatgtgcAGAACACCAACCCCGCCATCAG GTACAAGCGAAAGGGGCCAGGAAAGCCAGGGCCATTGAGTGGCTCCGGGGAAGGGCAACTGTCGGTGCTGCAGCCCAACACTATCAATGTCTTGGCCGAGAAGCTCAAAGAGTCCCAGAAAGATCTCTCGATCCCCCTGTCCATCAAGACCAGTAGCGGCGCTGGAAGTCCGGCTGTGGCAGTACCCATGCACTCGCAGCCCTCACCCACTCCCAGCAACGAGAGCACAGACACAGCCTCTGAGATTGGCAGCGCTTTCAACTCACCACTGCGCTCACCCATTCGCTCGGCCAACCCCACACGGCCCTCCAGCCCTGTCACCTCTCACATCTCCAAGGTGCTTTTTGGAGAGGATGACAGCCTGCTCCGTGTTGACTGTATACGCTACAATCGCGCTGTACGGGACCTGGGTCCTGTCATCAGCACAGGCCTGCTTCACTTGGCTGAGGATGGTGTGCTGAGTCCCCTGGCACTGACAG AGGGTGGGAAGGGTTCCTCGCCCTCCAGCAGACCAAGCCAGGGTAGCCAGGGGTCCGGCAGCCCAGAGGAGAAGGAGGTGGTGGAAGCTGCAGATGGCAGAGAGAAGTctgggctggccaggtctggtgAGCCCTTGAGTGGGGAGAAGTACTCACCCAAG GAGCTGTTGGCACTGCTGAAGTGTGTGGAGGCTGAGATTGCAAACTATGAGGCTTGCCTCAAGGAAGaagtggagaagagaaagaagttcAAG ATTGACGACCAGAGAAGGACACACAACTATGACGAGTTCATCTGCACGTTCATCTCCATGTTAGCTCAAGAAG GGATGCTGGCCAACCTGGTGGAGCAGAACATCTCGGTGCGGCGGCGCCAAGGGGTCAGCATTGGCCGGCTCCACAAGCAGCGGAAGCCTGACCGGCGGAAACGTTCACGCCCCTACAAGGCCAAGCGCCAATGA
- the BAP1 gene encoding ubiquitin carboxyl-terminal hydrolase BAP1 isoform X6 — translation MNKGWLELESDPGLFTLLVEDFGVKGVQVEEIYDLQSKCQGPVYGFIFLFKWIEERRSRRKVSTLVDDTSVIDDDIVNNMFFAHQLIPNSCATHALLSVLLNCSNVDLGPTLSRMKDFTKGFSPESKGYAIGNAPELAKAHNSHARPEPRHLPEKQNGLSAVRTMEAFHFVSYVPITGRLFELDGLKVYPIDHGPWGEDEEWTDKARRVIMERIGLATAGEPYHDIRFNLMAVVPDRRIKYEARLHVLKVNRQIILEALQQVIRVTQPELIQTHKSQETQLPEESKPASSKSPVALEASRGTVSSEGTHTDGVEEVAGSCPQALTHSPPSKPKLVVKPSGSSLNGVPPNPTPIVQRLPAFLDNHNYAKSPMQEEEDLAAGVGRSRVPVRPPQQYSDDEDDYEDEEEEDVQNTNPAIRYKRKGPGKPGPLSGSGEGQLSVLQPNTINVLAEKLKESQKDLSIPLSIKTSSGAGSPAVAVPMHSQPSPTPSNESTDTASEIGSAFNSPLRSPIRSANPTRPSSPVTSHISKVLFGEDDSLLRVDCIRYNRAVRDLGPVISTGLLHLAEDGVLSPLALTGAVGTAEVCGG, via the exons ATGAATAAGGGCTGGCTGGAGCTGGAGAGCGACCCTG GCCTCTTCACCCTCCTGGTGGAAGATTTCG GTGTCAAAGGGGTGCAAGTGGAGGAGATCTATGACCTTCAGAGCAAGTGCCAGGG CCCCGTGTATGGATTCATTTTCCTGTTCAAATGGATCGAAGAGCGCCGATCCCGTCGCAAGGTCTCTACCTTGGTGGATGATACATCTGTGATTGATGACGATATTGTGAATAATATGTTTTTTGCCCACCag CTGATCCCCAACTCTTGTGCCACTCATGCCCTGCTGAGCGTGCTCCTGAACTGCAGCAATGTGGACCTGGGGCCCACCCTGAGTCGCATGAAGGACTTCACCAAAGGCTTCAGCCCTGAG AGCAAAGGATATGCGATTGGCAATGCCCCGGAGTTGGCCAAGGCACATAATAGCCATGCCAG GCCCGAGCCACGCCACCTCCCTGAGAAGCAGAATGGCCTTAGTGCAGTGCGGACCATGGAGGCATTCCACTTTGTCAGCTATGTGCCTATCACAGGCCGGCTTTTTGAACTGGATGGGCTCAAGGTCTACCCCATTGACCATG GGCCCTGGGGTGAGGATGAGGAATGGACAGACAAGGCCCGGCGGGTCATCATGGAGCGTATCGGCCTCGCCACTGCAGG GGAGCCCTACCATGACATCCGCTTCAACCTGATGGCGGTGGTGCCCGACCGCAGGATCAAGTATGAGGCCAGGCTGCATGTCCTCAAGGTGAACCGTCAGATAATACTGGAGGCCCTGCAGCAG GTGATCAGGGTAACACAACCAGAGCTGATTCAGACCCACAAGTCTCAAGAGACACAGCTGCCTGAGGAGTCCAAACCAGCCAGTAGCAAGTCCCCCGTGGCTCTGGAGGCGAGCCGGGGCACAGTGTCCTCTGAGGGCACCCACACAG ACGGTGTGGAGGAGGTGGCTGGTTCATGCCCACAAGCCCTGACCCACAGCCCTCCCAGCAAACCCAAGCTGGTGGTGAAACCTTCAGGGAGCAGCCTCAATGGTgttccccccaaccccactcccatcGTGCAGCGGCTGCCAGCTTTTCTGGACAATCACAACTACGCCAAGTCCCCCATGCAG GAGGAGGAAGACCTGGCAGCAGGTGTGGGCCGTAGCCGAGTTCCAGTTCGCCCACCCCAGCAGTACTCCGATGACGAGGACGACtatgaggatgaggaggaggaggatgtgcAGAACACCAACCCCGCCATCAG GTACAAGCGAAAGGGGCCAGGAAAGCCAGGGCCATTGAGTGGCTCCGGGGAAGGGCAACTGTCGGTGCTGCAGCCCAACACTATCAATGTCTTGGCCGAGAAGCTCAAAGAGTCCCAGAAAGATCTCTCGATCCCCCTGTCCATCAAGACCAGTAGCGGCGCTGGAAGTCCGGCTGTGGCAGTACCCATGCACTCGCAGCCCTCACCCACTCCCAGCAACGAGAGCACAGACACAGCCTCTGAGATTGGCAGCGCTTTCAACTCACCACTGCGCTCACCCATTCGCTCGGCCAACCCCACACGGCCCTCCAGCCCTGTCACCTCTCACATCTCCAAGGTGCTTTTTGGAGAGGATGACAGCCTGCTCCGTGTTGACTGTATACGCTACAATCGCGCTGTACGGGACCTGGGTCCTGTCATCAGCACAGGCCTGCTTCACTTGGCTGAGGATGGTGTGCTGAGTCCCCTGGCACTGACAG GAGCTGTTGGCACTGCTGAAGTGTGTGGAGGCTGA
- the BAP1 gene encoding ubiquitin carboxyl-terminal hydrolase BAP1 isoform X1, whose amino-acid sequence MNKGWLELESDPGLFTLLVEDFGVKGVQVEEIYDLQSKCQGPVYGFIFLFKWIEERRSRRKVSTLVDDTSVIDDDIVNNMFFAHQLIPNSCATHALLSVLLNCSNVDLGPTLSRMKDFTKGFSPESKGYAIGNAPELAKAHNSHARPEPRHLPEKQNGLSAVRTMEAFHFVSYVPITGRLFELDGLKVYPIDHGPWGEDEEWTDKARRVIMERIGLATAGEPYHDIRFNLMAVVPDRRIKYEARLHVLKVNRQIILEALQQVIRVTQPELIQTHKSQETQLPEESKPASSKSPVALEASRGTVSSEGTHTDGVEEVAGSCPQALTHSPPSKPKLVVKPSGSSLNGVPPNPTPIVQRLPAFLDNHNYAKSPMQEEEDLAAGVGRSRVPVRPPQQYSDDEDDYEDEEEEDVQNTNPAIRYKRKGPGKPGPLSGSGEGQLSVLQPNTINVLAEKLKESQKDLSIPLSIKTSSGAGSPAVAVPMHSQPSPTPSNESTDTASEIGSAFNSPLRSPIRSANPTRPSSPVTSHISKVLFGEDDSLLRVDCIRYNRAVRDLGPVISTGLLHLAEDGVLSPLALTEGGKGSSPSSRPSQGSQGSGSPEEKEVVEAADGREKSGLARSGEPLSGEKYSPKCGFGAGASLPHGCNAGFWQELLALLKCVEAEIANYEACLKEEVEKRKKFKIDDQRRTHNYDEFICTFISMLAQEGMLANLVEQNISVRRRQGVSIGRLHKQRKPDRRKRSRPYKAKRQ is encoded by the exons ATGAATAAGGGCTGGCTGGAGCTGGAGAGCGACCCTG GCCTCTTCACCCTCCTGGTGGAAGATTTCG GTGTCAAAGGGGTGCAAGTGGAGGAGATCTATGACCTTCAGAGCAAGTGCCAGGG CCCCGTGTATGGATTCATTTTCCTGTTCAAATGGATCGAAGAGCGCCGATCCCGTCGCAAGGTCTCTACCTTGGTGGATGATACATCTGTGATTGATGACGATATTGTGAATAATATGTTTTTTGCCCACCag CTGATCCCCAACTCTTGTGCCACTCATGCCCTGCTGAGCGTGCTCCTGAACTGCAGCAATGTGGACCTGGGGCCCACCCTGAGTCGCATGAAGGACTTCACCAAAGGCTTCAGCCCTGAG AGCAAAGGATATGCGATTGGCAATGCCCCGGAGTTGGCCAAGGCACATAATAGCCATGCCAG GCCCGAGCCACGCCACCTCCCTGAGAAGCAGAATGGCCTTAGTGCAGTGCGGACCATGGAGGCATTCCACTTTGTCAGCTATGTGCCTATCACAGGCCGGCTTTTTGAACTGGATGGGCTCAAGGTCTACCCCATTGACCATG GGCCCTGGGGTGAGGATGAGGAATGGACAGACAAGGCCCGGCGGGTCATCATGGAGCGTATCGGCCTCGCCACTGCAGG GGAGCCCTACCATGACATCCGCTTCAACCTGATGGCGGTGGTGCCCGACCGCAGGATCAAGTATGAGGCCAGGCTGCATGTCCTCAAGGTGAACCGTCAGATAATACTGGAGGCCCTGCAGCAG GTGATCAGGGTAACACAACCAGAGCTGATTCAGACCCACAAGTCTCAAGAGACACAGCTGCCTGAGGAGTCCAAACCAGCCAGTAGCAAGTCCCCCGTGGCTCTGGAGGCGAGCCGGGGCACAGTGTCCTCTGAGGGCACCCACACAG ACGGTGTGGAGGAGGTGGCTGGTTCATGCCCACAAGCCCTGACCCACAGCCCTCCCAGCAAACCCAAGCTGGTGGTGAAACCTTCAGGGAGCAGCCTCAATGGTgttccccccaaccccactcccatcGTGCAGCGGCTGCCAGCTTTTCTGGACAATCACAACTACGCCAAGTCCCCCATGCAG GAGGAGGAAGACCTGGCAGCAGGTGTGGGCCGTAGCCGAGTTCCAGTTCGCCCACCCCAGCAGTACTCCGATGACGAGGACGACtatgaggatgaggaggaggaggatgtgcAGAACACCAACCCCGCCATCAG GTACAAGCGAAAGGGGCCAGGAAAGCCAGGGCCATTGAGTGGCTCCGGGGAAGGGCAACTGTCGGTGCTGCAGCCCAACACTATCAATGTCTTGGCCGAGAAGCTCAAAGAGTCCCAGAAAGATCTCTCGATCCCCCTGTCCATCAAGACCAGTAGCGGCGCTGGAAGTCCGGCTGTGGCAGTACCCATGCACTCGCAGCCCTCACCCACTCCCAGCAACGAGAGCACAGACACAGCCTCTGAGATTGGCAGCGCTTTCAACTCACCACTGCGCTCACCCATTCGCTCGGCCAACCCCACACGGCCCTCCAGCCCTGTCACCTCTCACATCTCCAAGGTGCTTTTTGGAGAGGATGACAGCCTGCTCCGTGTTGACTGTATACGCTACAATCGCGCTGTACGGGACCTGGGTCCTGTCATCAGCACAGGCCTGCTTCACTTGGCTGAGGATGGTGTGCTGAGTCCCCTGGCACTGACAG AGGGTGGGAAGGGTTCCTCGCCCTCCAGCAGACCAAGCCAGGGTAGCCAGGGGTCCGGCAGCCCAGAGGAGAAGGAGGTGGTGGAAGCTGCAGATGGCAGAGAGAAGTctgggctggccaggtctggtgAGCCCTTGAGTGGGGAGAAGTACTCACCCAAG TGTGGCTTTGGTGCTGGCGCCAGCCTCCCTCATGGGTGCAATGCTGGGTTTTGGCAGGAGCTGTTGGCACTGCTGAAGTGTGTGGAGGCTGAGATTGCAAACTATGAGGCTTGCCTCAAGGAAGaagtggagaagagaaagaagttcAAG ATTGACGACCAGAGAAGGACACACAACTATGACGAGTTCATCTGCACGTTCATCTCCATGTTAGCTCAAGAAG GGATGCTGGCCAACCTGGTGGAGCAGAACATCTCGGTGCGGCGGCGCCAAGGGGTCAGCATTGGCCGGCTCCACAAGCAGCGGAAGCCTGACCGGCGGAAACGTTCACGCCCCTACAAGGCCAAGCGCCAATGA